Proteins encoded by one window of Companilactobacillus ginsenosidimutans:
- the rpsG gene encoding 30S ribosomal protein S7: MPRKGSAPKRDVLPDPMYNSKLVTRLINHLMYDGKRGTASTILYRSFDIIKDKTGNEPLDVFEEAMNNVMPVLEVKARRIGGSNYQIPIEVRPDRRTTLGLRWIVSYARLRGEHTMDERLANEIMDAANNTGAAVKKREDTHKMADANRAFAHYRW; this comes from the coding sequence ATGCCAAGAAAAGGTAGCGCTCCAAAACGCGATGTTTTGCCTGATCCAATGTATAACTCAAAATTAGTAACACGATTAATTAACCACTTGATGTATGACGGTAAAAGAGGTACTGCCTCAACAATTCTTTATCGCTCATTTGACATCATTAAGGATAAGACTGGTAACGAACCATTGGACGTGTTTGAAGAAGCAATGAACAATGTTATGCCAGTTCTAGAAGTTAAGGCTCGCCGTATCGGTGGTTCTAACTACCAAATTCCTATTGAAGTACGTCCAGATCGTCGTACAACTTTAGGTTTACGCTGGATTGTTAGCTATGCTCGTTTACGTGGTGAACACACAATGGACGAAAGACTAGCAAACGAAATCATGGATGCAGCAAACAATACTGGTGCTGCTGTTAAGAAACGTGAAGATACACATAAGATGGCTGATGCCAACCGTGCCTTCGCCCATTATCGTTGGTAG